A stretch of Arachis hypogaea cultivar Tifrunner chromosome 15, arahy.Tifrunner.gnm2.J5K5, whole genome shotgun sequence DNA encodes these proteins:
- the LOC112749143 gene encoding uncharacterized protein, translating to MIVNGVSDTVLCRCFSNYLDGPALDWLSALFAGSISRFQQLAKLFEEHFAGSAIYLHDSNYLNTIKQRQNETISIPDLHPEVHLHAIKSGLRPGKFQETIAVAKPKTLAEFREKAKGQINIEELRQARKSDRANYRDEDKAPSSKKGFKLKPRFDSYAQFNTKREDIIKEILNSKIIKPPRKAGTYQETRNVDKSKYCAFHQKHGHTTDDCVVAKDLLE from the exons ATGATCGTTAACGGTGTATCAGATACTGTTTTATGCCGTTGTTTTTCGAATTatttagacggtcctgcacttgattggcTTTCTGCTTTGTTTGCAGGTTCTATCTCACGATTTCAGCAGCTGGCCAAGCTATTTGAAGAACACTTCGCTGGATCCGCAATTTATCTGCATGACTCGAATTATCTGAACACTATTAAGCAGAGGCAAAATGAAA CCATCAGCATACCTGACCTCCATCCCGAGGTCCATCTGCATGCAATCAAAAGCGGCCTCCGACCTGGGAAGTTCCAAGAAACAATTGCGGTGGCCAAACCAAAGACCCTTGCCGAATTCCGTGAGAAAGCCAAAGGCCAAATCAATATCGAAGAACTCAGACAAGCTCGAAAGTCTGACAGAGCAAATTACAGAGACGAGGATAAAGCTCCGAGTAGTAAGAAAGGTTTTAAACTAAAACCTCGTTTTGATTCTTATGCACAGTTCAACACTAAGCGAGAGGATATAATCAAAGAAATTCTGAATTCAAAAATCATCAAGCCACCAAGGAAGGCCGGCACTTACCAGGAAACTAGGAATGTAGACAAATCTAAATATTGTGCTTTCCACCAGAAGCATGGCCACACCACTGATGACTGTGTGGTGGCAAAAGATCTCTTGGAATGA